In the genome of Gemmatimonadales bacterium, the window TCGCGATGGCCGGCCTGTGGCGCAGCGGGCGGTGGCAGCGGGCGCGCGCGTGAGCCCCATCATCACCCTGGTGACCGATTTCGGCACCGCCGACAGCTACGTCGGCGAGGTGAAGGGCACGCTGCTCTCCCTCGCGCCGGCGTCGCCGCTGGTGGACATCACCCACGACATCGCGCCGGGGGACGTCGCGGCCGCCAGCTTCGTGCTGGGCCGCGCGTGGCGGACGTTCCCGACCGGCACGGTGCACCTGGCGGTGGTGGACCCGGGCGTCGGCACGCGGCGGCGCGCGCTGGCCGCGGCGGCCGGCGGACATCGCTTCGTCGCCCCCGACAACGGGCTGCTGTCGGACGTCTTCGCGGCGGCCCACGCCGAGGTCGTCAGCCTGCCGGTGCCGGAGTCGGCGAGCCGCACCTTCCACGGACGCGACGTGTTCGCGCCGGCCGCCGCCAGGCTCGCGACCGGCGCCGCCCTGGGCGAGCTGGGACCGGCGGTCGGCGACCTCGTGCACCTGCCGCCGCGGCGGGTGCGCGTCGAGGGCGCCGCGGTCATCGGCCAGGTCGTCCACGTGGACCGGTTCGGCACTCTGGTCACGAACGTCCCGGACGACGCCGTCGCGGACGGCGCGGCCGTGCAGCTGGGGCGTCACAGCGTCCCGCTGCTCGCGACCTTCGCCGACGTGCCGCCGGGCGCGCCGGTCGCCTTCGTGGGGTCCGGAGGGACGATCGAGATCGCCGTCCGCGACGGGCGGGCGGACGCGGTGCTGGGGCTGGCGCGCGGAGCCGAGGTGCGGGCGGCCGCGCGCTAGCGCGGCCCGTCCACCCACGCCACCTCGATCCCACCGAAGGCCGATTCCACCTTCAGGTCGAGATGGAAGCGCGTGGCGGCGTAGTTGTCGGAGTAGTACACGCCGCCGCGGCGGGTGAAGCCGTCCTGGTCGAACGAGGCGAGAAACCGGTCCAGCGTGACGGCCACCCCGACGGTGCGCGGCAGCACCAGCTTGAGGGTGCCGAGCCCGAGGTGGATGTCGGCGTCCGACGAGGCGCGTGGGACGCCGCTGAAATCGAGTGTCACCGCGCCCACGGCGCCCTCGACGCGCACGTGGCGGCAGCCGGCGTTGGCGAGGCCGGTGGCCGTGAACTCCGCGGCGCCGGCCTCGATGGTGAGCGAGTCGCACGCCGCCACGTTCGGCCGGCCGAACTTCAGCCGGGAGCGCGACGCGCCGGTCTTGTACCGCAGGCTGGTGAGCGCGAGGCCGCCGAGATCGGCTTCGGCCTCGGCCGCACCCAGATCCAACGACAGGGCGAGCGGCACCCCCGCGGCGAGGGCGAGGTCGAGGGTCGGCACGTCGTCCTCGTCCCCGTTTCCCGCCAGCGTCACGTGCCCGCGGCTCTTGAGTCCCAGGCTCAGCGCCCCGCTGGCCGCGTCGTACTCGCGGATCGGCGTGAACTTCTCCTCGTCGTAGCGCATCTCCATCTGGTACAGGGTGCCGGCCGGCGCCGGCACGAGGTGGAACCGGCCGGCGACGTAGCTGACGTTCACCGCGAGCGCGGCCTCCCCGTGCAGCTGGCGCGACGAGGTGAGGGTCCGGAGCGTCTGCGCGCCCGCAGCGGGTGCGGCGAGCAGCGCGGCAAGCGCCAGCGCGGCGGGCAGGGCGCGGTGCGCCTTCATTGGCGGCGGCCCGGCCGGGGCGCCGCCGGCGTGGCCGGCGGGGTGGCCCACAGGTACTCGCCGGACTGGTCGCCCATGTGCCGGCCGGTGAAGGTGTCCCGCAGCCCGGCGCGCGAGAGCAGCACCGCGCCGAAGCCCACGGTGCCCGCCAGCCAGGTCACGACGAACGCGGCGGCGCGGAACACGTACACCACCGGCCCCGCCCACCCGAACAGCGCGGCGGCGGCCCACAGACCCAGGAGGCCGATGAGCCCGGTGAACAGGTAGCCGTACGCGTTGGGGCTGCGCACGAACGCGCCGTTCGCCATCCGCCGCCGGCTCACCGTCTCGCCGACCGCGTGGGCGAC includes:
- a CDS encoding SAM-dependent chlorinase/fluorinase, encoding MSPIITLVTDFGTADSYVGEVKGTLLSLAPASPLVDITHDIAPGDVAAASFVLGRAWRTFPTGTVHLAVVDPGVGTRRRALAAAAGGHRFVAPDNGLLSDVFAAAHAEVVSLPVPESASRTFHGRDVFAPAAARLATGAALGELGPAVGDLVHLPPRRVRVEGAAVIGQVVHVDRFGTLVTNVPDDAVADGAAVQLGRHSVPLLATFADVPPGAPVAFVGSGGTIEIAVRDGRADAVLGLARGAEVRAAAR